Proteins found in one Syntrophorhabdaceae bacterium genomic segment:
- the rpiB gene encoding ribose 5-phosphate isomerase B — translation MAIGSDHAGYALKEVVKKVLEDRNDTVVDAGTNTENSVDYPDFGIEVARLVSEGKVEKGILICGTGIGMSITANKVKGIRAALVFDLYTAIQSRKHLDANILVLGGRITGKGLAEEIVRAWLDTPFEGGRHQKRIDKISDWEKGHLSL, via the coding sequence GTGGCAATAGGTTCTGATCATGCCGGCTATGCGTTAAAAGAGGTTGTTAAAAAGGTACTGGAGGATCGGAACGATACTGTTGTTGATGCCGGGACCAATACGGAAAACTCCGTTGATTACCCTGATTTCGGCATAGAGGTCGCAAGGCTTGTCTCCGAAGGAAAGGTGGAAAAAGGCATCCTCATCTGCGGCACAGGCATAGGGATGAGCATAACGGCGAACAAGGTGAAAGGGATACGGGCAGCCCTGGTGTTTGACCTTTACACTGCCATACAAAGCAGGAAGCATCTCGATGCCAACATCCTCGTACTCGGAGGAAGGATTACGGGAAAAGGTCTCGCGGAGGAGATCGTCCGGGCATGGCTCGATACACCTTTTGAAGGCGGGCGTCACCAGAAAAGGATCGACAAGATCTCCGACTGGGAGAAAGGTCATCTGAGCCTATGA